The following proteins come from a genomic window of Ochotona princeps isolate mOchPri1 chromosome 14, mOchPri1.hap1, whole genome shotgun sequence:
- the NDUFA8 gene encoding NADH dehydrogenase [ubiquinone] 1 alpha subcomplex subunit 8 yields the protein MPGIVELPTLEELKVQEVKVSSSVLKAAAHHYGAQCDKPNKEFMLCRWEEKDPRRCLEEGKLVNKCALDFFRQIKRHCAEPFTEYWTCIDYSNLQLFRRCRKQQAKFDECVLDKLGWVRPDLGELSKVTKVKTDRPLPENPYHSRARPEPNPVPEGDLKPARHGSRLFFWTM from the exons ATGCCGGGGATAGTGGAGCTGCCCACTCTGGAGGAGCTGAAAGTGCAGGAG GTTAAAGTCAGTTCCTCCGTACTCAAAGCTGCAGCCCATCACTATGGAGCTCAGTGTGACAAGCCCAACAAGGAGTTCATGCTTTGCCGCTGGGAAGAGAAGGACCCCCGGCGGTGTTTGGAGGAGGGCAAGCTGGTCAACAAATGTGCCTTGGACTTCTTCAG GCAGATAAAGCGGCACTGCGCTGAGCCGTTTACAGAGTATTGGACCTGCATCGATTATTCCAACCTGCAGTTGTTTCGTCGCTGTCGCAAGCAGCAGGCCAAGTTTGACGAGTGTGTGCTGGACAAACTGGGATGGGTGCGGCCGgacctgggagagctgtccaag gTCACCAAAGTAAAGACAGATCGCCCTTTACCAGAAAATCCATACCACTCCAGAGCACGGCCGGAACCCAACCCCGTGCCAGAAGGAGACCTGAAACCTGCCAGACACGGCAGCCGCCTTTTCTTCTGGACCATGTGA